In Herbaspirillum seropedicae, a single window of DNA contains:
- the alr gene encoding alanine racemase yields the protein MPRPIVASISISALQHNLAVARAHAPGARVWGVLKANGYGHGLERAMRGFAAADGLALIEPDYAVRLRELGWTKPILLLEGFFDADDLPVLAQHDIQFAVHCEEQIAQLEAFTAAASLHAHLKMNSGMNRLGFKPETYRAAYARLQKIPSVASITLMTHFANADDAGNPLLPLAEQVRRFQAGSEGLDGPRSLCNSAADLMHAELANDWVRPGVMLYGGTPGGGSAADFGLRAAMTLESRIIGIQQVPAGEAIGYGSRFVADKPMKIGVVACGYADGYPRHAPNGTPVLVDGVKTGTVGRVSMDMLTVDLTHIPDADVGSQVELWGSKLPIDEVAYAAGTIGYELMCALAPRVAVREVD from the coding sequence ATGCCAAGACCGATCGTCGCCTCCATCAGCATTTCCGCACTTCAACACAATCTCGCCGTCGCCCGCGCCCATGCCCCTGGCGCTCGCGTCTGGGGGGTACTCAAGGCCAATGGCTACGGGCACGGCCTGGAGCGCGCCATGCGCGGTTTCGCCGCCGCCGACGGCCTGGCCCTGATCGAGCCGGATTACGCGGTGCGCCTGCGCGAACTGGGCTGGACCAAGCCCATCCTGTTGCTGGAAGGCTTCTTCGACGCCGACGACCTGCCGGTGCTGGCGCAGCACGACATCCAGTTCGCGGTGCACTGCGAAGAGCAGATCGCGCAGCTGGAAGCCTTTACCGCTGCCGCCAGCCTGCACGCCCACCTGAAGATGAACAGCGGCATGAACCGCCTGGGTTTCAAGCCCGAGACCTACCGCGCCGCCTACGCGCGGCTGCAGAAGATTCCCAGCGTGGCCAGCATTACCCTCATGACCCATTTCGCCAATGCCGACGACGCCGGCAACCCGCTCTTGCCGCTGGCCGAGCAGGTGCGCCGCTTCCAGGCCGGTTCCGAAGGGCTGGACGGTCCTCGTAGCCTGTGCAACTCGGCGGCCGACCTGATGCATGCCGAACTGGCCAATGACTGGGTGCGCCCTGGCGTGATGCTCTATGGCGGCACGCCCGGTGGTGGCTCGGCCGCCGATTTCGGGCTGCGCGCGGCGATGACGCTGGAGAGCCGCATCATCGGCATACAGCAGGTCCCGGCGGGTGAGGCCATCGGCTATGGCAGCCGCTTCGTGGCCGACAAGCCCATGAAGATCGGCGTGGTGGCCTGCGGCTATGCCGACGGCTACCCGCGCCATGCGCCCAACGGCACGCCGGTATTGGTCGATGGCGTCAAGACTGGCACCGTGGGCCGGGTCTCCATGGACATGCTCACCGTGGACCTCACCCACATCCCCGACGCCGATGTGGGCAGCCAGGTCGAACTGTGGGGCAGCAAGCTGCCCATCGACGAGGTCGCCTATGCCGCCGGCACCATCGGCTATGAACTCATGTGCGCGCTGGCGCCCCGCGTGGCCGTGCGGGAAGTGGACTAG